Proteins from a genomic interval of Bombus affinis isolate iyBomAffi1 chromosome 18, iyBomAffi1.2, whole genome shotgun sequence:
- the LOC126926555 gene encoding D-aspartate oxidase — MKVAVIGGGIIGLTTALQLTRELRNSEITVFASDFNNTVSHVAAGIFRVGSSYSGPTEEITRNWLRDSYAYYDDIQKSHEASLAGVTAISGYLFANSSPETVKNQWMENLVPIYRRVTDEEFQLVEGNWKYGSFFSTLLTECKLHLPWARKKLEENGINLAVKEFNSLRELVPDWNLIMNCTGLGARSLCNDRHLVSMRGQVLKVKAPWIKTFFYGELDTYVIPGFNGTVTLGGSRNFDSENMKLCPHESAAIRERCENLLPGLKKAEVIKEEVGLRPYRANNVRVEVEHIVNGSSKAIVVHNYGHGGYGVCTAPGTAKYAIKLAKEMHKSSIAKL; from the exons atGAAAGTGGCCGTAATTGGAGGCGGAATAATTGGTTTGACAACAGCCTTACAATTAACTCGTGAATTACGTAACTCTGAAATCACAGTTTTCGCTTCTGATTTTAATAATACTGTCAGTCATGTAGCTGCTGGAATATTTAGAGTTGGTTCATCATATTCTGGCCCAACTGAAGAAATAACAAG AAATTGGCTGCGAGATTCGTATGCATATTATGATGATATCCAAAAATCTCATGAAGCTTCTTTGGCCGGTGTAACCGCCATTTCCGGTTACTTATTCGCAAATTCCTCTCCGGAAACCGTAAAG AATCAGTGGATGGAAAATTTAGTACCAATATATAGGAGAGTCACGGATGAAGAATTTCAGCTAGTCGAGGGTAACTGGAAATATGGGTCATTTTTTAGTACTCTTCTCACCGAATGCAAATTACATCTGCCATGGGCACGCAAGAA ATTAGAAGAAAACGGAATCAATTTAGCAGTAAAAGAATTTAATTCTCTGAGGGAACTTGTTCCTGATTGGAATTTAATTATGAATTGTACAGGTCTCGGCGCACGATCTTTATGCAACGATAGACATCTCGTTTCTATGCGTGGTCAAGTACTTAAA GTAAAGGCACCATGGATAAAAACGTTCTTCTATGGCGAGTTGGACACTTACGTTATACCTGGTTTTAATGGCACAGTTACTCTAGGTGGTTCACGAAATTTTGATtccgaaaatatgaaactttgtCCGCATGAATCTGCAGCGATACGCGAGAGATGCGAAAACCTCCTTCCAGGCCTTAAGAAAGCAGAAGTTATAAAAGAAGAAGTTGGATTGAGACCATATAGAGCAAATAACGTCAGAGTGGAAGTTGAACACATCGTAAATGGGTCTTCTAAAGCTATT GTAGTGCATAATTACGGTCATGGAGGTTACGGAGTATGTACTGCGCCTGGAACTGCTAAGTATGCCATTAAATTGGCAAAAGAAATGCATAAATCTT